A window from Saccharomyces cerevisiae S288C chromosome XIII, complete sequence encodes these proteins:
- the SCJ1 gene encoding Scj1p (One of several homologs of bacterial chaperone DnaJ; located in the ER lumen where it cooperates with Kar2p to mediate maturation of proteins): MIPKLYIHLILSLLLLPLILAQDYYAILEIDKDATEKEIKSAYRQLSKKYHPDKNAGSEEAHQKFIEVGEAYDVLSDPEKKKIYDQFGADAVKNGGGGGGPGGPGAGGFHDPFDIFERMFQGGHGGPGGGFGQRQRQRGPMIKVQEKLSLKQFYSGSSIEFTLNLNDECDACHGSGSADGKLAQCPDCQGRGVIIQVLRMGIMTQQIQQMCGRCGGTGQIIKNECKTCHGKKVTKKNKFFHVDVPPGAPRNYMDTRVGEAEKGPDFDAGDLVIEFKEKDTENMGYRRRGDNLYRTEVLSAAEALYGGWQRTIEFLDENKPVKLSRPAHVVVSNGEVEVVKGFGMPKGSKGYGDLYIDYVVVMPKTFKSGQNMLKDEL; encoded by the coding sequence ATGATTccaaaattatatatacatttgATACTAtctttattgttgttgccGCTAATTTTGGCGCAGGATTATTATGCAATACTAGAGATAGACAAAGATGCCACTGAGAAGGAAATCAAATCAGCGTACAGACAATTGTCTAAGAAGTACCATCCGGATAAAAATGCTGGGAGCGAAGAAGCCcatcaaaaattcattgaagTCGGCGAGGCATACGATGTATTGAGCGATcctgaaaagaaaaagatttaTGACCAGTTTGGTGCAGATGCTGTAAAGAATGGCGGTGGCGGTGGCGGTCCAGGAGGCCCTGGCGCAGGTGGATTCCACGATCCGTTTGACATATTCGAACGGATGTTTCAAGGAGGTCATGGAGGTCCTGGCGGCGGATTTGGCCAGAGACAGAGGCAGCGTGGTCCAATGATCAAGGTCCAGGAAAAACTATCTTTAAAGCAGTTTTATTCCGGGTCCTCGATAGAATTTACTTTAAACCTAAACGATGAATGTGATGCATGCCATGGTAGTGGCTCTGCAGATGGTAAGCTGGCCCAATGTCCCGATTGTCAAGGTCGTGGGGTTATAATACAAGTGCTGCGCATGGGTATTATGACGCAGCAGATTCAACAGATGTGTGGTAGGTGTGGTGGTACGGGacaaattatcaaaaatgaatGCAAAACATGTCACGGCAAAAAAGTTaccaaaaagaacaagTTCTTCCACGTTGACGTTCCACCAGGCGCACCAAGAAACTACATGGACACAAGAGTCGGCGAGGCTGAAAAAGGGCCTGACTTTGACGCCGGTGACTTGGTCATAGAATTCAAGGAAAAGGATACTGAGAACATGGGTTACAGAAGAAGAGGCGACAATCTGTACAGAACAGAAGTTCTTTCTGCTGCGGAAGCGCTATACGGCGGATGGCAAAGAACGATAGAATTCCTTGATGAGAACAAGCCCGTTAAGTTATCTAGACCCGCTCATGTAGTTGTCTCCAATGGCGAAGTTGAAGTCGTGAAGGGATTCGGCATGCCCAAGGGTAGCAAGGGTTACGGTGATTTGTACATAGACTACGTCGTTGTCATGCCAAAGACTTTCAAATCTGGGCAAAATATGCTCAAAGATGAGTTGTAG
- the EFR3 gene encoding Efr3p (Protein required for Stt4-containing PI kinase complex localization; required for Stt4-containing phosphoinositide (PI) kinase patch assembly at plasma membrane; recruited to plasma membrane via conserved basic patch near N-terminus; exhibits synthetic lethal genetic interactions with PHO85; mutations in human homolog EFR3A implicated in autism spectrum disorders), with protein sequence MQLSMRMMFTPKHQKLVNQCYPTGRTTDKKPKSSETSYLLYYVNSRRSKLEKVSTYLIKRSTSDLNHRRIGNIAVTLDLMNKIVLHCKENLNVFVKDFLYIMNKVLSNNNFNNDVSVVELIELAFSSICQNLDDVLCNGDMEFVQLYQNFVDLFFKIVTERIHNDDMLLKCCIDISNTNSVSSNPQLNHFVSKSVAYTISKFQERNPKFKTLSLEAALESNLGKRLSRTQTRTIGLDKAAEDNHDLSVKALQSYFNTTETDKLNLSIRTLLRCLQSTPNKELLEFVCNGIPVQLRYIVILLLVRQLSDKDKNVNPIVSLKLMSSLLVSDVSIVGLSVLDIMRKLLNFQLKNATNKEVVAQSCITMTDLNHKTYYAEQTSDMLYELLLKLKSDTVKDVEKNAVVEDIDFLVEHITQPSISLELFIDLAHYMKNHIICLFNIVETEVPSSILFSKLYSLLRELDSHGVQKEMMEEIFDKYGKMALLSGLNYFLENVSEPEYTYYSYHLQAANFLKLNDYKSQTEYKMQTRTLFTKEDLLSYYSDTGSNKYSKKGAQILLSRDNQISTSDLLSDSQVRTTPLEYKNVPNAIFSNGKAVYDNNDFAAKQNKFDNSIDDNIEEANDTVISDANAKGSIYRFVAEDARSWKTMRATAPKVSDLKKTMNEKNIPNNMKRDGSFRGSQSVKSRVTNITFLLNELKTFSDDANKIKDPDEENIVGLDKIDVARSNSLRLAPISSLSDRSSIGNRKSFLQKTATGENQNDDFKDANEDLHSLSSRGKIFSST encoded by the coding sequence ATGCAGTTGTCTATGCGGATGATGTTcacaccaaaacatcagAAACTGGTCAATCAATGTTATCCTACGGGAAGGACCACAGATAAGAAGCCTAAATCTTCGGAAACTTCATATTTGCTATATTACGTTAACTCGAGGCGTAGTAAATTGGAGAAAGTTAGCACTTACCTGATTAAGCGTTCCACTTCCGACTTGAACCATCGGCGCATAGGGAACATAGCCGTTACATTGGATTTAATGAACAAAATTGTGTTGCATTGTAAGGAGAATTTGAATGTATTTGTTAAAGATTTTTTGTACATTATGAACAAAGTTCTTTCcaacaacaattttaaCAATGATGTATCTGTTGTTGAATTAATAGAACTGGCATTTAGTAGTATATGCCAGAACTTGGACGACGTCTTGTGTAACGGTGACATGGAATTCGTCCAGTTATACCAGAACTTTgttgatcttttttttaaaatagtTACTGAAAGAATTCATAATGATGACATGCTTCTGAAATGCTGTATTGATATATCAAACACAAATAGTGTTTCAAGCAACCCACAACTAAACCACTTTGTTTCCAAGTCTGTTGCCTATACTATTTCAAAGTTCCAAGAGAGAAATCCGAAATTTAAAACTTTGTCGCTGGAAGCAGCTCTGGAGAGCAATTTAGGAAAAAGGCTAAGTCGAACACAAACTCGTACAATTGGGTTAGATAAGGCCGCCGAAGATAATCATGACCTTTCAGTAAAAGCATTGCAATCCTATTTTAACACAACTGAGACAGACAAATTGAATTTGTCTATTCGTACTCTGTTGCGCTGTCTGCAAAGTACACCTAATAAGGAACTGCTAGAGTTTGTATGCAATGGTATACCTGTTCAGTTACGATATATTGTTATACTTCTTTTGGTCAGACAACTAAGCGACAAGGATAAAAATGTAAATCCAATTGTTTCCTTGAAATTGATGTCGTCATTACTTGTTTCAGATGTCAGTATAGTGGGGTTGAGTGTTCTTGATATAATGAGAAAGCTTTTAAATTTCCAGTTGAAAAATGCAACTAATAAAGAAGTTGTGGCACAGTCTTGTATCACCATGACAGACCTTAACCATAAAACTTATTACGCTGAACAGACCTCAGATATGTTATATGAACTActattgaaattgaaaagtgACACCGTCAAGgatgttgaaaagaatgcAGTTGTGGAAGATATTGATTTCCTCGTTGAACATATTACGCAGCCAAGTATCAGTTTGGAATTATTCATCGACTTGGCGCATTACATGAAAAACCACattatatgtttatttaACATTGTTGAAACTGAGGTTCCAAGCAGCattctcttttcaaaactgTACTCATTATTACGTGAACTGGATTCACATGGTgtgcaaaaagaaatgatgGAAGAGATCTTTGACAAGTATGGAAAAATGGCACTATTATCCGGtttgaattattttctAGAGAACGTTTCTGAGCCTGAGTATACCTATTATTCGTACCATTTACAAGCAGCTAACTTTTTAAAACTCAATGACTACAAGTCACAAACTGAGTACAAAATGCAAACTAGAACTTTGTTTACCAAGGAAGATTTATTGTCATACTATTCTGATACTGGATCAAATAAATACAGCAAGAAGGGGGCGCAGATTTTATTGTCTCGTGATAATCAAATTTCTACTTCTGATTTACTGTCGGACTCTCAAGTTCGTACTACACCTCTGGAGTACAAGAATGTCCCTAATgctattttttcaaatgggAAAGCAGTGTATGATAACAACGATTTTGCGGCCAAGCAAAATAAATTCGACAACAGCATAGATGACAATATAGAAGAAGCTAACGATACTGTAATTTCTGATGCTAATGCAAAAGGTAGTATCTATAGGTTTGTTGCTGAGGACGCAAGATCATGGAAAACAATGAGAGCCACCGCACCAAAAGTTAGcgatttgaaaaaaactatgaatgaaaagaatattccAAATAATATGAAAAGAGATGGCTCTTTTCGGGGTTCTCAATCAGTGAAATCTCGTGTCACTAATATcacatttttattaaatgaattgaaaactttttcagATGACGCGaataaaatcaaagatCCTGATGAGGAGAATATTGTTGGCTTGGATAAAATCGACGTTGCTAGATCAAATTCTCTGCGACTTGCACCAATATCTAGTCTTTCTGATCGCAGTAGCATTGGAAATAGAAAATCCTTTTTGCAAAAAACAGCAACTGGTGAAAATCAAAACGATGACTTTAAAGACGCAAATGAAGATTTACATTCTTTAAGTTCAAGAGGTAAAATTTTCTCCTCCACTTGA
- the DML1 gene encoding Dml1p (Essential protein involved in mtDNA inheritance; may also function in the partitioning of the mitochondrial organelle or in the segregation of chromosomes, exhibits regions similar to members of a GTPase family), which translates to MHEVVTISVSQRANHLTTQFFNIQEGYLQLSKEQQVNDSKIFLNSVVDKVSKTISYAPRALLWDARTGNGSLGTYQYSESQDYHFGNEDKFKEQTVIKTHPRIPKSEYQSSLDAGAPLPCLNRENTMYWSDYSKLIYGPSSFNILRNWYHDTENPNQPDFQNLGERKFDRYSIGYDEFTENYLQEFFDGNLHRELEKCDTLQGFNLVSDMESGWGGFSSALLVELRNELPKKAVFSWGHNEDDPFTDDFPMKRLSKKWLPIISNKLRSTINMMQESDLYFPLYAAPGLTNWETAGKSCRIFDSINATISQSNLEQRKTMDYLTTAITLGYSSRNMVTGMVIGDTDYSFCSRVLPFKNSHKPNSTHIFSKSFIDRGNQTHKHHSEPDSRSKMIEMYTHRYFPSDTIPTEFSNDREFVLELESSEKNRDIFKHWNEFVVRYFKNDSDREELKNELSDYASAYESGWYEDEDSGDDDM; encoded by the coding sequence atgcaTGAAGTAGTAACGATATCGGTTTCGCAGAGAGCAAACCATTTGACTACtcaattcttcaatataCAAGAGGGCTATTTACAATTGTCTAAAGAACAACAAGTCAATGactccaaaatttttctgaatTCGGTTGTAGataaagtttcaaaaacaatttcATATGCACCACGTGCCTTACTTTGGGATGCCCGTACAGGTAATGGTTCACTAGGAACATATCAATATTCAGAAAGCCAAGACTATCATTTCGGCAATGAAGACAAATTCAAGGAGCAAACAGTTATAAAGACTCATCCAAGAATACCTAAATCCGAATATCAGAGTTCTCTAGATGCAGGAGCACCGCTGCCTTGTTTGAACAGAGAAAATACGATGTATTGGTCTGACTATTCTAAACTTATCTATGGTCCTTCAAgtttcaatattttgagaaattGGTACCATGACACTGAAAATCCAAACCAACCTGACTTTCAAAACTTGGGGGAGCGAAAGTTTGACAGGTATTCCATTGGTTATGACGAATTTACCGAAAATTACTTGCAAGAGTTTTTTGATGGAAATTTGCATAgagaattggaaaaatgtGACACCCTGCAAGGCTTCAATCTTGTAAGTGATATGGAGAGTGGATGGGGCGGGTTTTCTAGTGCTCTACTGGTGGAATTAAGGAATGAATTACCTAAAAAGGCGGTCTTTTCATGGGGACACAATGAAGATGATCCATTCACAGATGACTTCCCTATGAAAAGactttcaaagaaatggCTCCCGATCATTTCGAACAAATTAAGAAGCACAATAAATATGATGCAAGAATCCGATCTTTACTTCCCATTGTATGCTGCTCCTGGACTAACTAATTGGGAAACTGCTGGAAAGAGCTGTAGGATATTTGATTCTATAAATGCGACAATTTCCCAAAGCAATCttgaacaaagaaagaCAATGGATTATCTAACAACTGCCATTACCTTAGGATATTCGTCGCGAAATATGGTCACTGGCATGGTTATCGGTGACACCGATTACTCATTCTGTTCTCGAGTACTTCCTTTCAAGAATAGCCACAAACCAAATTCTACTcacatattttcaaaaagtttcattGATAGAGGAAATCAAACGCATAAACATCATTCCGAACCTGATTCACGGAGTAAGATGATTGAAATGTATACACACAGGTATTTTCCATCTGATACGATACCGACAGAATTTTCCAATGATCGTGAATTTGTTTTGGAATTAGAAtcatctgaaaaaaatcgagATATATTCAAACATTGGAATGAGTTTGTGGTAAGGTACTTCAAAAATGATAGTGACAgagaagaattgaaaaatgaactTTCCGATTACGCCTCAGCGTACGAATCTGGGTGGTATGAAGACGAAGATTCTGGTGATGACGATATGTGA
- the CEF1 gene encoding Cef1p (Essential splicing factor; associated with Prp19p and the spliceosome, contains an N-terminal c-Myb DNA binding motif necessary for cell viability but not for Prp19p association, evolutionarily conserved and homologous to S. pombe Cdc5p): protein MPPVPIYVKGGVWTNVEDQILKAAVQKYGTHQWSKVASLLQKKTARQSELRWNEYLNPKLNFTEFSKEEDAQLLDLARELPNQWRTIADMMARPAQVCVERYNRLLESEDSGGAALSTGVTDLKAGDINPNAETQMARPDNGDLEDEEKEMLAEARARLLNTQGKKATRKIRERMLEESKRIAELQKRRELKQAGINVAIKKPKKKYGTDIDYNEDIVYEQAPMPGIYDTSTEDRQIKKKFEQFERKVNRKGLDGNKDKPSKKNKDKKRKHDENEHVEKAALGESTTLTDEYKKPKLILSAPGTKQGKVTYKKKLESKRQKLIEAQATGTVLTPKELLPHDSGQEDNERSNIKSGKQLKSRIRKFLVQMFASLPSPKNDFEIVLSEDEKEEDAEIAEYEKEFENERAMNEEDNFIEPPSQNDAPRVSLVAVPLAYSTLPIPEFKNNPQSAIDNKYNLLVANAINKEPHMVPEDTVDFLKEVESRMQHITQGRTSMKIQFKTAMPPTEVLLESIQSKVESIEQLQRKLQHVQPLEQQNNEMCSTLCHHSLPALIEGQRKYYADYYAYRQEIRSLEGRRKRLQAMLNSSSSI from the coding sequence ATGCCCCCCGTACCAATATACGTGAAAGGCGGTGTATGGACCAATGTGGAGGATCAGATTCTTAAAGCGGCTGTACAAAAATACGGAACTCATCAGTGGAGCAAAGTAGCATCCCTTTTGCAGAAAAAGACTGCCAGGCAGAGTGAATTAAGGTGGAATGAATATTTAAATCCAAAGTTGAATTTTACAGAGTTCTCGAAGGAGGAGGATGCCCAACTTCTAGATCTTGCAAGAGAGCTGCCTAATCAGTGGAGGACCATAGCTGATATGATGGCCAGGCCTGCACAGGTCTGCGTCGAAAGATATAATAGGCTATTAGAAAGTGAAGACAGTGGAGGGGCTGCGTTAAGTACAGGAGTTACTGACTTGAAAGCCGGGGATATTAATCCTAACGCTGAAACTCAAATGGCTAGACCAGATAATGGTGATTTGGAAGAtgaggaaaaggaaatgcTTGCTGAAGCTAGGGCTCGTCTGTTAAATACCCAAGGTAAGAAGGCTACAAGAAAGATTAGAGAGCGGATGCTCGAAGAATCAAAACGCATTGCTGAACTACAAAAGAGGCGTGAGCTAAAGCAAGCAGGAATTAATGTTGCCATTAAGAAaccgaaaaaaaaatacggCACCGACATTGATTACAATGAAGATATAGTATATGAACAAGCTCCCATGCCAGGTATATATGACACGTCCACTGAAGACCGCcagataaaaaagaagtttGAGCAGTTTGAGAGAAAAGTCAACAGAAAAGGTTTGGATGGTAATAAGGATAAGccaagtaaaaaaaataaggacaaaaaaagaaaacacGATGAGAACGAACACGTTGAGAAAGCAGCACTGGGTGAATCTACTACATTGACGGATGAGTATAAAAAACCAAAACTTATACTATCTGCACCAGGAACGAAACAGGGAAAAGTCAcctataaaaaaaagctagAAAGCAAAAGACAAAAACTAATCGAGGCACAAGCAACTGGCACTGTGTTGACACCAAAAGAACTACTACCCCACGACTCCGGCcaagaagataatgaacGCAGTAATATAAAGAGTGGTAAACAGCTAAAATCACGCATACGAAAATTTTTAGTGCAAATGTTCGCATCTTTGCCTAGTCCCAAGAACGATTTCGAAATTGTATTAAGTGAAGAcgagaaagaagaagatgcaGAGATAGCGGAATACgagaaagaatttgaaaatgaaagagcGATGAATGAAGAGGACAACTTCATAGAACCACCATCTCAAAATGATGCGCCACGCGTCTCATTAGTAGCCGTTCCATTAGCTTACTCAACGCTACCCATACcagaattcaaaaacaatcCGCAGTCCGCGATTGACAATAAGTACAACTTGCTAGTCGCGAACGCCATAAACAAAGAACCTCACATGGTACCAGAAGATACGGTAGATTTTCTCAAAGAGGTGGAGTCGCGTATGCAGCATATAACCCAAGGGCGCACTTCCATGAAAATACAATTCAAAACAGCAATGCCCCCAACTGAGGTTCTTCTGGAATCGATCCAATCAAAAGTGGAGTCTATTGAACAGTTACAGCGTAAACTACAACATGTGCAACCACTGGAACAACAGAATAACGAGATGTGCAGTACCCTCTGCCATCACAGCCTGCCCGCTTTGATTGAAGGGCAACGCAAGTACTACGCTGATTACTACGCCTACCGACAAGAGATACGATCGCTTGAGGGTCGTAGAAAGCGTCTTCAAGCCATGctaaattcttcttcttccatataG